One window from the genome of Micromonospora aurantiaca ATCC 27029 encodes:
- a CDS encoding TetR/AcrR family transcriptional regulator, protein MTDGRTRRREDTRQRLFVAAVDLIAEQGFSATTVDDIAARAGVAKGTVYYNFESKTVLFEELLRHGIGLLTAEFRAAVDGLPPLEALGALVRAQLEYIRRYRAFAQLLLSEMWRTNREWQQTLRLLRGEAVAVIADTVKAGVDSGDLPADLDVRTASSALFGVGLVVAVDWLVFSPERPIDEVQESLLGIVRRVART, encoded by the coding sequence GTGACGGACGGACGGACGCGCCGGCGCGAGGACACCCGCCAGCGCCTCTTCGTGGCGGCGGTGGACCTCATCGCCGAGCAGGGCTTCTCGGCCACCACTGTGGACGACATCGCGGCCCGGGCCGGTGTGGCGAAGGGGACCGTCTACTACAACTTCGAGTCCAAGACCGTCCTGTTCGAGGAGCTGCTGCGGCACGGCATCGGCCTGCTCACCGCCGAGTTCCGGGCCGCCGTCGACGGGCTGCCGCCGCTGGAGGCGCTCGGCGCGCTGGTCCGCGCCCAGCTGGAGTACATCCGCCGCTACCGCGCCTTCGCCCAGCTCCTGCTCTCGGAGATGTGGCGGACCAACAGGGAGTGGCAGCAGACGCTGCGGCTGCTGCGCGGCGAGGCCGTCGCGGTGATCGCCGACACGGTGAAGGCCGGCGTGGACAGCGGCGACCTGCCCGCCGACCTGGACGTGCGTACCGCCAGCTCGGCGCTGTTCGGCGTCGGGCTGGTGGTAGCAGTGGACTGGCTGGTCTTCTCGCCGGAGCGGCCGATCGACGAGGTGCAGGAGTCGCTGCTCGGCATCGTCCGGCGGGTCGCCCGGACCTGA
- a CDS encoding ATP-binding cassette domain-containing protein, translating to MNIVEAVGLGLRTRRGWVYRDVDLTAASGELHAVTGPPGSGRTSLLLALAGRFPHNHGELRRRGPAALGQVAGVHEPDPTLTVAEHITERLLLLGPVPRRRRRLVPVAAVRARRAYRRDAYAAAIAGAGLTDAPLDPDRYGRDLTPVERQVLGLVLASLGGPSLIVADDVDAGADRPEREWMWGALERLADQGYAVVASARAVEPGVTATVHRIGDPALPVPALTVPTEVSA from the coding sequence ATGAACATCGTCGAGGCCGTCGGCCTGGGTCTGCGCACCCGCCGGGGCTGGGTCTACCGGGACGTCGACCTCACCGCCGCGAGCGGTGAGCTGCACGCCGTCACCGGCCCGCCCGGCAGCGGGCGCACCTCGCTGCTGCTCGCGCTGGCCGGACGCTTCCCGCACAACCACGGCGAACTGCGCCGCCGCGGCCCGGCCGCGCTCGGCCAGGTCGCGGGCGTGCACGAGCCCGACCCGACGCTCACCGTCGCCGAACACATCACCGAACGCCTGCTGCTGCTCGGCCCGGTGCCACGCCGCCGGCGCCGCCTCGTGCCGGTGGCAGCGGTCCGGGCCCGCCGGGCCTACCGCCGCGACGCCTACGCCGCCGCCATCGCCGGCGCCGGACTCACCGACGCGCCCCTCGACCCCGACCGGTACGGCCGCGACCTCACCCCGGTCGAACGGCAGGTGCTCGGGCTCGTGCTCGCCAGCCTCGGCGGCCCCAGCCTGATCGTCGCCGACGACGTGGACGCCGGCGCCGACCGGCCCGAGCGGGAGTGGATGTGGGGCGCGCTGGAACGCCTCGCCGACCAGGGGTACGCGGTGGTCGCCAGCGCCCGCGCCGTCGAACCCGGGGTAACCGCCACCGTGCACCGCATCGGCGACCCGGCCCTGCCCGTCCCCGCCCTGACCGTGCCCACCGAGGTGTCCGCATGA
- a CDS encoding DUF4081 domain-containing GNAT family N-acetyltransferase codes for MLTMPVRQLGESERRAVERLLDLDPYAGAQVAERVAARGLAWWRAEARILGYGSRRHLESICWLGGNLTPVLASESAVTAFADQLSAEERLCSSIVGRADAVLGLWDRLSAHWGPARDVRPNQPLLATDALPAVAPDPHVRRVRGSEVDLLFPAAVAMYTEEVGVSPLAEDGGRGYRRRVTELVRAGRAYARFVDGRVVFKAELAVVTRRTAQVQGVWVAPEWRGRGIAAAAMAAVVRDALERVAPTVSLYVNDFNLPARRVYERCGFRPVGTLATVLF; via the coding sequence GTGCTCACCATGCCGGTACGCCAACTGGGGGAGTCGGAGCGCCGCGCGGTCGAGCGGCTGCTCGACCTCGACCCGTACGCCGGCGCGCAGGTCGCCGAGCGGGTGGCGGCGCGCGGGCTGGCCTGGTGGCGGGCCGAGGCGCGGATCCTCGGGTACGGCTCCCGCCGGCACCTGGAGTCGATCTGCTGGCTGGGCGGCAACCTGACCCCGGTGCTCGCGTCCGAGTCGGCGGTGACCGCGTTCGCCGACCAGTTGAGCGCCGAGGAGCGGCTCTGTTCCTCGATCGTCGGCCGCGCCGACGCGGTGCTCGGGCTCTGGGACCGCCTCTCCGCGCACTGGGGGCCGGCTCGGGACGTACGCCCGAACCAGCCGCTGCTGGCGACGGACGCGCTGCCCGCCGTGGCGCCCGACCCGCACGTGCGGCGGGTGCGCGGCAGCGAGGTCGACCTGCTGTTCCCGGCGGCGGTGGCGATGTACACCGAGGAGGTCGGGGTGTCGCCGCTGGCCGAGGACGGCGGGCGCGGCTACCGGCGGCGGGTGACCGAGCTGGTGCGCGCCGGCCGCGCCTACGCCCGTTTCGTCGACGGGCGGGTGGTCTTCAAGGCGGAGCTTGCAGTGGTGACCCGCCGGACCGCGCAGGTGCAGGGCGTCTGGGTGGCGCCCGAGTGGCGTGGCCGGGGCATCGCCGCCGCCGCGATGGCGGCAGTGGTCCGCGACGCGCTGGAACGGGTCGCGCCCACAGTGAGCCTGTACGTCAACGACTTCAACCTGCCCGCCCGCCGGGTCTACGAGCGCTGCGGCTTCCGCCCGGTCGGCACGCTCGCCACAGTGCTGTTCTGA
- a CDS encoding YhgE/Pip family protein, producing MSVLRLALFELRRMTRGRLPRAALAVLTIVPLLYGALYLYAFWDPYGKMDRIPVALVNADRPATAGDGSEVHAGRDLTEKLLDRKVFGWTVTDQADATKGLRDGRYHLVFSIPEDFSATLAAGPEPDRPARQGELKVVNDDATNYLSGLLARSAFSEIRAAAAQSTAATYFDKMLIGFTDAKAETGRAADGAGKIADGLGTSQQGAGKIADGLGDAEDGAGQLAGGLNQSVQGADKLAKGLDQLRTGAAQLADGAGRAATETKAAAATVNAAADRYEPVLRRNADKIEKAATLVADGAQQLAAGLDALPGKAAEVVATAEEVSDRLDAVAKEHPELADDPDFAAARKAADRAVTQARSVVAALDKTDMATLRKQMTDVAKTAREVAAAAPHLADGVASARAKVNELAGGLTTLAQGSAKLRDGLGDASTGADQLRGGLYRLATGARQLDGGLAQLGSGSNRLVDGLTRLEGGAGDLADGLAAGERKLPGYDDAATRAGVLGDPVGLIRDSQNPAGSYGVGFAPYFLSLALWVGAMITYMLLRPVNRRHVMSGAPGWRVVLAGWLPAAGIGLAQVTVLYTVVTLGLGLDPRHGPATFGLLALTSLAFTAIMQLLGVALGPAGRLAALALLMLQLTSSGGTYPVQTSPGFFQAIHPWLPMTYVVDGLRHTINGGTTAPVVTAALVLLAFGLGAMALTVGAARRSRRLTPAKLHPELTM from the coding sequence ATGAGCGTCCTGCGACTGGCCCTGTTCGAGCTGCGCCGGATGACCCGGGGCCGGCTGCCGCGCGCCGCCCTGGCAGTGCTCACCATCGTCCCGCTGCTCTACGGCGCCCTCTACCTGTACGCGTTCTGGGATCCCTACGGGAAGATGGACCGGATCCCGGTCGCGCTTGTCAACGCCGACCGCCCGGCCACCGCCGGTGACGGCAGCGAGGTGCACGCCGGCCGCGACCTCACCGAGAAGCTGCTCGACCGCAAGGTGTTCGGCTGGACCGTGACCGACCAGGCCGACGCCACCAAAGGGCTGCGCGACGGGCGCTACCACCTGGTCTTCTCCATCCCGGAGGACTTCTCCGCCACGCTCGCCGCCGGCCCGGAACCGGACCGCCCGGCCCGGCAGGGCGAGCTGAAGGTCGTCAACGACGACGCCACCAACTACCTCTCCGGGCTGCTCGCCCGGTCGGCGTTCAGCGAGATCCGGGCCGCCGCCGCGCAGAGCACCGCTGCCACGTACTTCGACAAGATGCTGATCGGCTTCACCGACGCCAAGGCCGAGACCGGCCGCGCCGCCGACGGCGCCGGGAAGATCGCCGACGGGCTCGGCACCTCCCAGCAGGGCGCGGGAAAGATCGCCGACGGGCTCGGTGACGCCGAGGACGGCGCCGGTCAGCTCGCCGGTGGACTCAACCAGTCGGTCCAGGGCGCGGACAAGCTCGCCAAGGGCCTCGACCAGCTGCGGACCGGCGCCGCCCAGCTCGCCGACGGCGCCGGGCGCGCCGCCACCGAGACCAAGGCCGCGGCCGCGACCGTGAACGCCGCCGCCGACAGGTACGAGCCGGTGCTGCGCCGCAACGCCGACAAGATCGAGAAGGCGGCCACGCTCGTCGCCGACGGCGCGCAGCAGCTCGCCGCCGGGCTGGACGCGCTACCCGGCAAGGCCGCCGAGGTGGTCGCGACCGCCGAGGAGGTCAGCGACCGGCTCGACGCGGTCGCGAAGGAACACCCCGAACTGGCCGACGACCCGGACTTCGCCGCCGCCCGCAAGGCCGCCGACCGGGCCGTCACGCAGGCCCGCTCAGTGGTGGCCGCGCTGGACAAGACCGACATGGCCACGTTGCGCAAGCAGATGACCGACGTGGCGAAGACCGCCCGCGAGGTGGCCGCCGCCGCGCCGCACCTGGCCGACGGCGTCGCCTCCGCCCGCGCGAAGGTCAACGAGCTGGCCGGTGGGCTCACCACGCTGGCGCAGGGCAGCGCCAAGCTCCGCGACGGGCTGGGCGACGCGTCGACCGGCGCCGACCAGTTGCGCGGCGGCCTCTACCGGCTCGCCACCGGCGCCCGCCAGCTCGACGGCGGCCTGGCCCAGCTCGGCAGCGGCAGCAACCGCCTGGTCGACGGGCTGACCCGGCTGGAGGGCGGCGCCGGCGACCTCGCCGACGGGCTCGCCGCCGGGGAGCGGAAACTACCCGGGTACGACGACGCGGCCACCCGCGCCGGCGTGCTCGGCGACCCGGTCGGCCTGATCCGCGACTCGCAGAACCCGGCCGGCTCGTACGGCGTGGGCTTCGCCCCGTACTTCCTGTCGCTGGCGCTCTGGGTCGGCGCGATGATCACGTACATGCTGTTGCGGCCGGTCAACCGGCGGCACGTGATGTCCGGCGCGCCCGGCTGGCGGGTCGTGCTCGCCGGGTGGCTCCCGGCCGCGGGCATCGGCCTGGCCCAGGTCACTGTGCTCTACACGGTGGTGACGCTCGGGCTCGGGCTCGACCCGCGGCACGGACCGGCCACGTTCGGTCTGCTCGCCCTCACCTCGCTGGCGTTCACCGCGATCATGCAACTGCTCGGCGTGGCGCTCGGCCCGGCCGGGCGGCTGGCCGCGCTGGCGCTGCTGATGCTCCAGCTCACCTCGTCCGGCGGCACCTACCCGGTGCAGACCTCGCCCGGCTTCTTCCAGGCGATCCACCCCTGGCTGCCGATGACGTACGTGGTGGACGGCCTGCGGCACACCATCAACGGCGGTACGACCGCCCCGGTGGTCACCGCCGCGCTGGTGCTGCTCGCGTTCGGGCTGGGCGCCATGGCGCTCACCGTCGGCGCGGCCCGCCGGTCCCGCCGGCTGACCCCGGCGAAGCTGCACCCCGAACTGACCATGTGA
- a CDS encoding ATP-binding cassette domain-containing protein: MRLLRDLWATAPRRMTAVLLLIVLGAAGQAAASALAGPVLVHRSSGWFVALAVALVAAVVTDLLIGLIMARLTADWSADVRRRLCRVALGQDLPTLETTPVGELLDRIDNDVYQVAAEMRNTGVRLVQGLAVCVLATVSALIVWWPAGVGMIVLTSLLAVTLRRPTARIAPARMAEEEAWSDLAAVMEEAVHGQDDVRTSLARPYVLRLYARRAAEVIARCGRVFRLSARVTAVAAGAVGLGVAGVVLGGAWALSTGRVDAARLTAIWLLAVAFGATVEQIARWVPHLQQAFGAWGRVQLLAGSPQEPGGGDAPVDGDLTVRGLTYRYPSGGDDRGPALRDVHLDFVRGRSYALVGRTGSGKSTLAKVLTRAVEVPRGTVFLGGTDLVDLDVEELRRWIAVVPQRTEILAGTLAENVALFDPELLDAAERALAELGLAGWIAELPDGVHTRLGDGGYVLSAGQEQLVAFARILVRDPHVVILDEATARLDPVTENRVREATERLLTDRIGIVIAHRLSSVRRCDEVVVMADGAVLEAGPLRESARFAELLATSHAGAYAGVGARRGGVELLDAPAWDDAPATPAAPSTRPAAVPRTDPPPAPPSPPARTMREIFRLGTNDPRYGLLSVGLFVVMTVLGLDGAVLPWLWADLVGGGDPWLPALGIVAALLVVLPLPYLTNLWFPQWWIRQMLRISARLVHGQTGARRVSGHTPAEVVAQGGDTDRVVHLADNLMDQFISLVIVVAMTLVTGSFVPAVFFVGTMVVSGLAATLFAPRLERTAAGTVKARAAFATALVSALSAARTVKLAGATRPVLRHLARLDEVRSERQRREIAMQVWARSTPSVASGLLPIGAWALYLAGELSAGATLVAVSTLGAARWFAWTTASLVSQYPSARVWTKRTVAMTGEAVYAAPVPGLDLVAGTAPAPEPPPRHPLRRLELSGFGALHSDGTLAVRDVDLVVERGQLVLVVGPVGSGKSSLLRALAGIVHHVGELRWNGDPVTEPEMFLRPNQVGYVGQLPRVLSGTVADNIALGHQVDAAGAVSTAQLEHDLAAAGGGLGLLIGHKGTRLSGGQLQRLALARALAPRTELLVADDVSSALDVSTELALWAALREHGVTVVGSTAKRAALVRADHVVVLIDGTVADQGTWTDLEPRWNHLAG; this comes from the coding sequence ATGCGCCTGCTCCGAGATCTCTGGGCCACGGCGCCCCGGCGGATGACGGCGGTCCTGCTGCTGATCGTGCTCGGCGCCGCCGGCCAGGCGGCCGCCTCCGCGCTGGCCGGGCCGGTGCTGGTGCACCGCTCGTCCGGGTGGTTCGTCGCGCTCGCGGTGGCGCTCGTCGCCGCTGTCGTCACCGACCTGCTGATCGGCCTGATCATGGCCCGGCTCACCGCCGACTGGTCGGCCGACGTGCGACGGCGGCTCTGCCGGGTCGCGCTCGGCCAGGACCTGCCCACCCTGGAGACCACGCCGGTCGGCGAGCTGCTCGACCGGATCGACAACGACGTCTACCAGGTCGCCGCCGAGATGCGGAACACCGGCGTACGGCTGGTGCAGGGCCTCGCGGTCTGTGTCCTCGCGACGGTGAGCGCGCTGATCGTCTGGTGGCCCGCCGGTGTCGGCATGATCGTGCTCACCTCCCTGCTCGCGGTGACGCTGCGCCGCCCGACCGCCCGGATCGCCCCGGCCCGGATGGCCGAGGAGGAGGCGTGGTCCGACCTCGCCGCAGTGATGGAGGAGGCGGTGCACGGGCAGGACGACGTGCGCACCAGCCTCGCCCGGCCGTACGTGCTGCGCCTCTACGCCCGCCGCGCGGCCGAGGTGATCGCCCGGTGCGGCCGGGTGTTCCGGCTCTCCGCGCGGGTCACCGCGGTCGCCGCCGGCGCGGTCGGGCTCGGCGTCGCGGGCGTGGTGCTGGGCGGCGCGTGGGCGCTGTCCACCGGCCGGGTGGACGCCGCGCGGCTCACCGCGATCTGGCTGCTGGCCGTCGCGTTCGGCGCGACCGTCGAGCAGATCGCCCGCTGGGTGCCGCACCTGCAACAGGCGTTCGGCGCCTGGGGCCGGGTGCAACTGCTCGCCGGATCGCCGCAGGAGCCGGGCGGCGGCGACGCCCCGGTCGACGGCGACCTGACCGTGCGCGGGCTCACCTACCGCTACCCGTCCGGCGGGGACGACCGCGGTCCGGCGCTGCGCGACGTCCACCTCGACTTCGTCCGCGGGCGATCGTACGCGCTCGTCGGGCGGACCGGCTCGGGCAAGTCGACGCTGGCCAAGGTGCTCACCCGGGCGGTGGAGGTACCGCGCGGCACGGTGTTCCTCGGCGGCACCGACCTGGTCGACCTGGACGTGGAGGAACTGCGCCGGTGGATCGCCGTGGTGCCGCAGCGCACCGAGATCCTGGCCGGCACGCTCGCCGAGAACGTGGCGCTGTTCGATCCGGAGCTGCTGGACGCGGCCGAGCGGGCGCTGGCCGAACTGGGCCTGGCCGGCTGGATCGCCGAACTGCCCGACGGCGTGCACACCCGGCTCGGCGACGGCGGCTACGTGCTCTCCGCCGGGCAGGAACAACTCGTCGCGTTCGCCCGCATCCTGGTCCGCGACCCGCACGTGGTGATCCTCGACGAGGCCACCGCGCGGCTCGACCCGGTCACCGAGAACCGCGTACGAGAGGCCACCGAACGGCTGCTCACCGACCGGATCGGCATCGTCATCGCGCACCGGCTCTCCTCGGTGCGCCGCTGCGACGAGGTGGTCGTGATGGCCGACGGCGCGGTGCTGGAGGCCGGCCCGCTGCGCGAGTCGGCCCGCTTCGCCGAGCTGCTCGCCACCAGCCACGCCGGGGCGTACGCCGGGGTGGGCGCCCGGCGCGGCGGTGTGGAACTGCTCGACGCGCCCGCCTGGGACGACGCGCCCGCCACACCGGCCGCGCCCTCGACGCGGCCGGCCGCCGTGCCGCGCACCGACCCGCCACCGGCGCCGCCCTCGCCGCCCGCGCGGACCATGCGGGAGATCTTCCGGCTGGGCACCAACGATCCGCGGTACGGCCTGCTCTCGGTCGGCCTGTTCGTCGTGATGACGGTGCTCGGTCTGGACGGCGCGGTGCTGCCCTGGCTCTGGGCCGACCTGGTCGGCGGCGGCGACCCGTGGCTGCCGGCGCTGGGCATCGTGGCCGCGCTGCTGGTGGTGCTGCCGCTGCCGTACCTGACGAACCTGTGGTTCCCGCAGTGGTGGATCCGGCAGATGCTGCGGATCAGCGCCCGGCTGGTGCACGGGCAGACCGGCGCGCGCCGGGTCAGCGGGCACACCCCGGCCGAGGTGGTGGCCCAGGGCGGCGACACCGACCGGGTGGTGCACCTGGCCGACAACCTGATGGACCAGTTCATCTCGCTGGTCATCGTGGTCGCCATGACGCTGGTGACCGGCAGCTTCGTACCGGCGGTGTTCTTCGTCGGCACGATGGTGGTGTCCGGGCTGGCGGCGACGCTGTTCGCGCCGCGGCTGGAACGCACGGCCGCAGGCACGGTGAAGGCGCGCGCCGCGTTCGCCACCGCGCTGGTGTCCGCGCTGTCCGCCGCCCGTACGGTCAAGCTGGCCGGCGCCACCCGCCCGGTGCTGCGCCACCTCGCCCGGCTGGACGAGGTACGCAGCGAGCGGCAGCGACGCGAGATCGCCATGCAGGTGTGGGCCCGGTCCACCCCGTCGGTCGCCAGCGGCCTGCTGCCGATCGGCGCGTGGGCGCTCTACCTGGCCGGTGAGCTGTCCGCAGGTGCCACGCTGGTGGCCGTGTCCACCCTGGGCGCGGCCCGCTGGTTCGCGTGGACCACCGCGTCGCTGGTGTCGCAGTACCCGTCGGCGCGCGTGTGGACCAAGCGGACGGTGGCGATGACCGGCGAGGCCGTGTACGCGGCGCCGGTGCCCGGCCTCGATCTGGTCGCGGGCACCGCGCCCGCGCCCGAGCCGCCGCCCCGGCACCCGCTGCGCCGCCTGGAGCTGTCCGGCTTCGGCGCGCTGCACTCCGACGGCACGCTCGCCGTCCGCGACGTCGACCTGGTGGTCGAGCGCGGGCAACTGGTGCTGGTCGTCGGCCCGGTCGGGTCCGGCAAGTCGTCGCTGCTGCGCGCGCTCGCCGGGATCGTGCACCACGTCGGCGAGCTGCGCTGGAACGGTGACCCGGTCACCGAGCCGGAGATGTTCCTGCGCCCCAACCAGGTCGGGTACGTGGGCCAGCTACCCCGGGTGCTCTCCGGCACGGTGGCCGACAACATCGCGCTCGGCCACCAGGTGGACGCCGCCGGAGCGGTCTCGACCGCCCAGCTCGAACACGACCTGGCCGCGGCCGGCGGCGGGCTCGGGCTGCTGATCGGGCACAAGGGAACCCGGTTGTCCGGTGGTCAGCTCCAGCGGCTGGCGCTGGCCCGGGCGCTCGCGCCGCGTACCGAGCTGCTGGTGGCCGACGACGTGTCGTCGGCGCTGGACGTCAGCACGGAGCTGGCGCTGTGGGCGGCGCTGCGCGAGCACGGGGTGACTGTGGTCGGCTCGACCGCGAAGCGGGCCGCCCTGGTCCGGGCCGACCACGTGGTGGTGCTGATCGACGGCACAGTGGCGGACCAGGGCACCTGGACCGACCTGGAACCCCGCTGGAACCACCTGGCCGGCTGA